One genomic segment of Echeneis naucrates chromosome 18, fEcheNa1.1, whole genome shotgun sequence includes these proteins:
- the fga gene encoding fibrinogen alpha chain, with amino-acid sequence MERRNLHACLALMFVASALATVVDPRGNRPVVPGTRSEKCASQKEWPFCLDDDWGHKCPSGCRIQGLIDRDDHENLKRIEKIRDLLDQNNAKHRSTDVVSKQTYDYLKDRLTVDSGNDNNYYDLAQNLRQRITDMKVKIDRQLRILAALKDRVKQQVVDMERLEVDIDIKIRSCKGSCSGYAEYNVDRESYVTLEKQVNQLDSHSAQSVESVGTLYVMKSRPLQDAIVDSIYKSGDDSAQVAGQKTEDVFPEVKTVQLVLEHEGSSSSPATISKVPGTSYSPATGASSTSSTSSSSSSTSSSSSSITELGGRGDGDLFSGGFGSFGGPSTTSTQHVSSQKVTCTKSIRRTIVHTKDGPVEKMEEVMQGGPECQSMTDSSKGGMSSIFPDLSHTSSSFSSSSSSSSSKVVHLGGTKGSITGHTKTGFTDPFGFDLGAFHAGHVEEDVPDFHARSVKSVRVERQADYVGKDCVDAYQNHLKGETNGLFTIKPGGTESKGVVEVYCQQEGLMGGWLLVQQRESGALSFNRSWAEYRKGFGSVDQQGKGELWLGNQNLHLLTNQSETLLKVELEDWEGGVASAEYIIRAGSEEEGYPLHVSGYTGDAGDSLVAPKSAAASLVSHNGMKFSTFDKDNDKWEESCAEMFGGGWWYNNCQYANLNGVYYKGVYDPEKNAPYEIENGVIWASYKPPNYSLKTVRMFIRPICARLKQQNKDGRQSLSGARTYGRQQCRAKSDGPLCSDDDWVSKCPSGCRLQGLMSQMETEVEDKLWEVCQTVQKYKDANEKSLKKTGDIYTSAQRVDGSRHKSDRKFVERAEELSRDFSSLQKRTSTLSPQLQELLTSVQKQMDDLYRAEVDVDMKLRSCRGSCRSAPSFTVDHQSYRTLQTHVDQITKRLNQRSKAPSPPEDAPPLTLQDVDILPAPPEQYTAVQREVENLLQDSGSIRRERKVTFISHLMDRTGGQNRRTGAPAVGPHLHGSAVSGGSL; translated from the exons ATGGAGCGACGGAACCTTCACGCCTGTTTGGCTTTAATGTTTGTGGCTTCAGCTCTG gCCACCGTGGTCGACCCCAGAGGAAATCGTCCGGTGGTCCCCGGAACCAGATCGGAGAAATGTGCCTCTCAGAAGGAGTGGCCTTTCTGCCTAGACGACGACTGG GGACACAAATGTCCGTCAGGCTGCAGGATCCAAGGCCTGATAGACAGAGATGACCACGAGAATCTGAAGAGGATCGAGAAGATCCGTGACCTCCTGGACCAGAACAATGCCAAGCACCGCTCCACAGACGTGGTGTCCAAGCAGACCTACGACTACCTGAAGGACCGCCTCACCGTCGACTCCG GAAACGACAACAACTACTACGATCTGGCTCAGAATCTGCGTCAGAGAATCACAGACATGAAGGTCAAGATCGACAGACAGCTGAGGATTCTGGCTGCCCTGAAGGATCGAGTCAAACAGCAGGTGGTGGACATGGAGAGGCTGGAG GTGGACATCGACATTAAGATCCGCTCCTGCAAAGGATCCTGCAGCGGCTACGCCGAGTACAACGTGGACCGGGAGAGCTACGTGACGTTGGAGAAGCAG GTCAACCAGCTGGACTCCCATTCGGCTCAGAGCGTCGAGTCTGTGGGGACGCTGTACGTGATGAAGAGCCGCCCGCTGCAGGACGCCATCGTGGACAGTATCTACAAGTCAGGCGACGACTCGGCTCAGGTCGCAGGCCAGAAGACGGAGGACGTGTTCCCTGAG GTGAAGACGGTTCAGTTGGTCCTCGAACATGAAGGTTCCAGCTCATCTCCAGCTACCATCTCCAAGGTTCCAGGTACTTCCTACTCTCCTGCTACAGgtgcctcctccacctcctccacctcctcctcctcctcatccacctcatcatcatcatcatccatcactGAGCTCGGAGGACGTGGTGATGGTGACTTGTTTAGCGGAGGCTTTGGCAGTTTCGGCGGGCCCAGCACAACCAGTACACAGCACGTGTCGTCGCAGAAGGTCACCTGCACCAAGAGCATCAGGAGGACCATTGTCCACACAAAGGACGGGCCggtggagaagatggaggaggtgaTGCAGGGAGGCCCAGAGTGCCAGAGCATGACGGACAGCAGCAAGGGAGGGATGAGCTCCATCTTCCCCGACCTCAGCCATACGTCCTCCTCATTCtcatcgtcttcatcttcatcttcatccaagGTCGTCCACCTGGGAGGCACCAAGGGAAGCATCACAGGACATACCAAAACAGGATTCACTGATCCATTCGGGTTTGACCTCGGTGCGTTCCACGCAGGCCACGTAGAGGAAGACGTTCCTGATTTCCACGCCCGGAGTGTGAAGAGCGTGCGTGTCGAGCGTCAGGCCGATTATGTAGGAAAAG ATTGTGTTGACGCCTACCAGAACCACCTCAAAGGGGAAACAAACGGACTGTTTACGATCAAACCCGGCGGCACTGAGTCCAAGGGTGTAGTGGAGGTTTACTGCCAGCAGGAGGGGCTAATGGGGGGGTGGCTATTagtccagcagagagagagtggCGCGCTCAGCTTCAACCGATCCTGGGCTGAATACCGTAAAGGGTTCGGCTCAGTGGACCAGCAGGGCAAAGGGGAGCTTTGGTTAGGGAACCAGAACCTCCACCTGTTGACCAATCAGAGCGAGACTTTGCTAAAGGTGGAGCTTGAGGACTGGGAAGGAGGCGTAGCGAGCGCTGAGTACATAATCAGGGCTGGATCAGAGGAGGAGGGCTACCCGCTGCACGTGTCCGGGTACACCGGGGACGCCGGGGACTCTCTGGTGGCGCCCAAGTCTGCTGCGGCGTCTTTGGTATCCCACAACGGTATGAAATTCAGCACCTTCGACAAAGACAACGATAAGTGGGAGGAGAGTTGTGCAGAGATGTTCGGGGGTGGGTGGTGGTACAACAACTGCCAGTACGCTAACTTAAATGGGGTTTATTACAAAGGCGTATACGACCCGGAGAAAAACGCCCCCTACGAGATCGAAAACGGGGTCATCTGGGCGTCGTACAAACCGCCCAACTACAGCCTGAAAACCGTCAGGATGTTCATCCGGCCGA TTTGTGCGAGGCTgaagcagcagaacaaagatGGCCGCCAGTCCCTCAGTGGCGCCCGCACATACGGAAGGCAACAGTGTCGAGCGAAGTCCGACGGCCCTCTGTGTTCAGATGACGACTGg GTCTCTAAATGCCCCTCCGGCTGCAGACTGCAGGGTTTGATGTCCCAGATGGAGACTGAAGTGGAGGACAAACTGTGGGAGGTGTGTCAGACGGTGCAGAAGTACAAGGATGCAAATGAGAAGTCGCTGAAAAAGACGGGAGACATCTACACCTCCGCCCAGAGAGTGGACGGCAGCAGACACA AGTCAGACCGGAAGTTTGTGGAACGTGCAGAAGAACTGTCCAGAGATTTCTCCTCCCTACAGAAAAGAACGTCCACTCTGTCGCCACAACTCCAAGAGCTGCTGACCAGCGTCCAGAAACAGATGGACGACTTGTATCGAGCTGAG GTGGACGTCGACATGAAGCTGCGAAGCTGCCGTGGATCCTGCCGGTCGGCGCCGTCGTTCACTGTCGATCATCAGAGTTATCGGACGCTTCAGACTCACGTGGACCAGATCACCAAACGTCTGAACCAGAGAAGTAAGGCCCCCTCGCCTCCCGAAGAcgccccccccctcaccctgCAGGACGTGGACATCCTCCCTGCTCCACCTGAACAATATACGGCAGTccagagagaggtggagaacCTGCTGCAGGACTCTGGATCT ATCAG ACGTGAGAGGAAAGTTACCTTCATCAGCCACCTGATGGACAGGACCGGCGGACAGAACCGGCGGACTGGGGCGCCTGCTGTCGGGCCTCATCTTCACGGCTCAGCTGTTTCTGGAGGAAGTCTTTGA